From Chlorogloeopsis sp. ULAP01, a single genomic window includes:
- a CDS encoding DUF4174 domain-containing protein → MNKLVLIFLTLQTSLLLSLVTQSGASQVLPNHAKRMSSFNLTDQRWKNRVLVVFAPSDNNNAYEQQIQLFSEYKAGFAERDLVLVQVLAVGNNYANEEQIDESSTAKLRDRFGIGKEDFRVILVGKDGRVKRRDTVPVEATTIFDEIDAMPMRQQEMQQRGRN, encoded by the coding sequence TTGAACAAGTTAGTGTTAATTTTCCTTACCCTGCAAACGTCTTTACTCCTATCATTAGTTACTCAATCGGGAGCATCCCAAGTTTTACCCAATCATGCCAAAAGAATGTCTTCATTTAACCTAACTGACCAAAGGTGGAAAAATCGTGTGCTGGTAGTTTTCGCTCCTTCTGACAATAACAATGCCTATGAGCAACAGATACAACTTTTTTCTGAGTACAAAGCTGGTTTTGCAGAAAGAGACTTAGTGCTAGTTCAAGTTTTAGCAGTAGGTAATAATTATGCGAACGAAGAGCAAATAGACGAATCTTCGACTGCCAAGTTGCGCGATCGCTTTGGAATTGGTAAAGAGGATTTTCGCGTCATTTTAGTGGGTAAAGATGGTCGTGTTAAGCGCCGTGACACTGTACCAGTCGAAGCAACAACAATTTTTGATGAAATTGACGCTATGCCTATGCGCCAGCAAGAAATGCAACAGCGAGGTAGAAATTAG
- a CDS encoding GNAT family N-acetyltransferase, whose product MQSKLVSIQKNSKYPFSLCEMEIRFLNSQDVVVYRDLRLQALRESPTAFGSSYEQESCFSLTDFAARLRPHDDSANGIFGAFGDRDRLIGMLGFSRESRLKRAHIGSLWSMYVLPEFRRRGVGAALLDEALSHARRLGCLRQIVLTVTTNNLAACSLYRSRGFERFGLERNALFIDGTYFDEEYLVLHFNHDT is encoded by the coding sequence ATGCAATCAAAATTGGTCAGTATCCAGAAAAATTCTAAATATCCTTTCTCGCTTTGTGAAATGGAAATCCGATTTCTAAACTCCCAGGATGTCGTCGTTTACCGTGACCTGCGTCTCCAAGCATTGAGAGAGTCACCGACGGCTTTTGGTTCCAGTTATGAGCAGGAATCCTGTTTTTCTTTGACCGACTTTGCTGCCAGACTTCGCCCTCATGATGATTCTGCCAATGGCATTTTCGGTGCTTTCGGCGACAGAGATCGACTTATTGGTATGCTCGGCTTCTCACGCGAGAGCCGTTTGAAGCGTGCTCACATTGGTTCTCTCTGGAGTATGTATGTTTTGCCTGAGTTTCGCAGGCGAGGTGTTGGAGCCGCGCTTCTTGATGAGGCATTATCCCATGCCCGACGACTTGGTTGTCTGCGACAGATAGTCCTCACGGTCACTACAAACAATTTAGCAGCCTGCTCTCTTTATAGGTCACGGGGTTTTGAGCGTTTTGGCTTAGAGCGTAATGCTTTATTTATTGATGGTACATACTTTGATGAGGAGTATCTCGTATTACACTTCAACCATGATACCTAA
- a CDS encoding DsrE/DsrF/DrsH-like family protein — MKKMAIVIRDDAYDRLYTPLTFAYVAAKQGVEVNILFVLWAVRVLTEQGAKAVKIAHQHATEEEWFKDRVRRDGDPLAIHDFIKLVKRTGNVHFYGCQLAAATFDVTQSQFIPEAEGIVDSLWFLEEKAIKADHCQYF; from the coding sequence ATGAAAAAGATGGCTATTGTTATTCGAGATGATGCATATGATCGGCTTTACACGCCATTGACATTTGCTTATGTTGCAGCGAAACAGGGTGTTGAAGTCAACATTTTGTTTGTGCTATGGGCAGTACGGGTTCTGACAGAGCAGGGCGCTAAGGCAGTCAAAATCGCTCACCAGCACGCTACAGAAGAAGAGTGGTTCAAAGACAGAGTGCGGCGTGACGGTGATCCGCTTGCGATCCATGATTTCATCAAGTTGGTGAAACGGACGGGTAATGTGCATTTCTATGGATGTCAACTGGCAGCAGCTACGTTCGATGTGACCCAATCACAGTTTATCCCAGAGGCAGAGGGCATCGTAGATTCGCTCTGGTTCTTGGAAGAGAAAGCGATCAAGGCAGATCACTGTCAGTATTTCTGA